The following proteins are co-located in the Frigidibacter mobilis genome:
- the recR gene encoding recombination mediator RecR, with amino-acid sequence MSQGTRDIEALIETMARLPGLGPRSARRAVLHLIKKRTALMAPLATIMAHVAASARECSRCGNIGTEEICAICANPARQTGEICVVEDVADLWAMERGQAFRGRYHVLGGTLSALDAVGPDELHIPRLLDRIAEEGVTEVILALNATVDGQTTAHYIAEALEASGVQVTSLAQGVPIGGELDYLDDGTIQAALRARKRF; translated from the coding sequence ATGAGCCAGGGCACCCGCGACATCGAGGCGCTGATCGAGACGATGGCGCGGCTGCCCGGCCTTGGCCCGCGTTCGGCCCGGCGCGCGGTGCTGCACCTGATAAAGAAGCGCACCGCACTGATGGCGCCGCTGGCCACGATCATGGCCCATGTCGCCGCCAGTGCCCGCGAATGCAGCCGCTGCGGCAATATCGGCACCGAAGAGATCTGCGCGATCTGCGCCAACCCCGCCCGCCAGACCGGCGAGATCTGCGTGGTCGAGGATGTTGCCGACCTCTGGGCGATGGAGCGCGGGCAGGCCTTCCGCGGCCGCTATCACGTTCTGGGCGGCACCCTCTCGGCGCTCGATGCCGTGGGGCCGGACGAATTGCACATCCCCCGCCTGCTGGACCGCATCGCCGAGGAAGGCGTCACCGAGGTGATCCTGGCGCTGAACGCCACCGTCGATGGCCAGACCACCGCCCATTACATCGCCGAGGCGCTGGAAGCCTCCGGCGTGCAGGTCACCAGCCTTGCGCAGGGCGTGCCGATCGGCGGCGAGCTGGACTATCTGGACGACGGCACCATCCAGGCGGCGCTGCGGGCAAGGAAACGCTTCTGA
- a CDS encoding type II toxin-antitoxin system death-on-curing family toxin, whose product MPAFHLPDGEDVCFLELTDIHMFHDIYALAEGNLPGLLDVSKLEGGLARPRNLLAYDQPRPDLIKLAAILWHGISEAHGYQDANKRTAFLAMTAFLLMNGVTLDAGEFDPALMILQWYAQKDVRPDRMEAFLRAHCRWTT is encoded by the coding sequence ATGCCCGCGTTCCATCTGCCGGACGGCGAAGACGTCTGCTTTCTGGAACTCACTGATATCCACATGTTCCACGACATCTACGCCCTGGCAGAGGGAAATCTGCCGGGGCTTCTTGATGTCAGCAAGCTGGAAGGAGGCCTCGCCCGCCCCCGGAACCTGCTTGCCTACGACCAGCCGCGCCCGGACCTCATCAAACTCGCCGCGATCCTCTGGCATGGGATATCCGAGGCGCATGGCTATCAGGATGCAAACAAGCGCACCGCTTTCCTTGCGATGACCGCCTTCCTGCTGATGAACGGCGTGACCCTTGACGCTGGCGAGTTCGACCCGGCCCTGATGATCCTGCAATGGTATGCACAAAAAGACGTCCGGCCGGACCGGATGGAAGCCTTTCTGCGCGCGCATTGCCGCTGGACCACCTAA
- a CDS encoding YbaB/EbfC family nucleoid-associated protein, which translates to MFKGLGGMGDMAKMVKAAQQMQTRMAEMQEQLAAMIVTGEAGAGLVKVEATAKGDLTALSIDASIFRPEDKEVVEDLILAAVKDAQKRAADRAQEEMQKLSSELGLPADIKLPF; encoded by the coding sequence ATGTTCAAGGGATTGGGCGGAATGGGCGACATGGCCAAGATGGTCAAGGCCGCACAGCAGATGCAGACCCGCATGGCCGAGATGCAGGAGCAACTGGCTGCCATGATCGTTACCGGCGAGGCCGGCGCCGGGCTGGTGAAGGTCGAGGCGACGGCGAAGGGTGATCTGACGGCACTTAGCATCGACGCGTCGATCTTCCGGCCCGAAGACAAGGAAGTGGTCGAGGACCTGATCCTCGCCGCCGTGAAGGACGCGCAGAAACGCGCCGCCGACCGCGCGCAGGAAGAGATGCAGAAGCTGTCCTCCGAGCTTGGCCTGCCCGCCGACATCAAGCTGCCGTTCTGA
- a CDS encoding ABC transporter permease — MDKLQKFAVPAAAILGFLALWEGIVWVNNWPNYVMASPSDLPAAYIRFWPLFLEMGWQTLWRTIAGLALAVVFGTFLGMVMGFSRIARDALYPLLVGFNAIPKATLVPVLALLFIGQHDFNTVLMAFLISFFPIAVSVGIGLSTLEPEYRDILRSLGASRVTIFRKIALPKTLPEFFGALKVSVTLAFIGTNLVEIVSPHGRGLGALFKSGETNGDYPLMFAVLIALAFLGIVLYYGVVALEKTFAGWAERPAH; from the coding sequence ATGGACAAGCTGCAGAAATTCGCCGTGCCCGCCGCCGCAATCCTTGGCTTTCTGGCGCTGTGGGAGGGGATCGTCTGGGTCAACAATTGGCCCAATTACGTGATGGCCTCGCCCTCGGACCTGCCGGCCGCCTATATCCGCTTCTGGCCGCTGTTCCTGGAAATGGGCTGGCAGACGCTCTGGCGCACCATCGCCGGCCTCGCGCTGGCGGTGGTGTTCGGCACCTTCCTCGGCATGGTCATGGGCTTTTCCCGCATCGCCCGCGACGCGCTCTATCCGCTGCTGGTCGGCTTCAACGCCATCCCCAAGGCGACGCTGGTGCCGGTGCTGGCACTGCTGTTCATCGGCCAGCATGATTTCAACACCGTGCTGATGGCCTTCCTCATCAGCTTCTTTCCCATCGCCGTGTCGGTCGGCATCGGCCTCTCGACGCTGGAACCCGAATACCGCGACATCCTGCGTTCGCTCGGCGCCTCCAGGGTCACCATCTTCCGCAAGATCGCCCTGCCCAAGACCCTACCGGAGTTCTTCGGCGCGCTGAAGGTCTCGGTCACGCTGGCCTTCATCGGCACCAACCTCGTGGAGATCGTCTCCCCCCACGGCCGCGGCCTCGGCGCGTTGTTCAAGTCGGGCGAAACCAATGGCGACTACCCGCTGATGTTCGCCGTCCTCATCGCCCTCGCCTTCCTCGGCATCGTCCTCTACTACGGCGTCGTCGCGCTGGAAAAGACCTTCGCCGGCTGGGCCGAACGCCCCGCCCACTGA
- a CDS encoding efflux RND transporter periplasmic adaptor subunit, with amino-acid sequence MKKPLVVALTLALVLGGGWWGWQALYGDDGTAAPVTATVTRGTVERSVLATGAIEASQLVSVGARVSGQVETLAVELGQLVQKGDLIAQIDSDDQKNAVLQAEATLKQIEAQIAAKRASILQARLLLDRRRTLNEKNLTSSEDLQAAEAGLTVAEAELDQIEAQKTQAEVSLSSARTELDRTRITAPITGTVVAIVTDEGVTVNANTSSPTLVKLAALDRMVIKAEISEADVVQVQPGQPVSFTLSGAPDLQFDATLRAIEPAPATIEDSDSVSTDSAIYYNALLDVDNPDGILRIGMTAEVRILLAQAKDVLTIPAAALGARAEDGTRSVSVYDPATGAVETRAVKVGLNTNVTAEILSGLAEGERVVAAAGTADATTASSSSRMGGPPMMGF; translated from the coding sequence ATGAAGAAACCCCTCGTGGTCGCACTGACCCTTGCCCTCGTCCTTGGCGGCGGCTGGTGGGGGTGGCAAGCCCTCTACGGCGACGATGGCACCGCCGCCCCGGTCACCGCCACCGTCACCCGCGGCACGGTGGAACGCAGCGTTCTGGCCACCGGCGCCATCGAGGCCTCGCAGCTTGTCTCGGTCGGTGCCCGCGTCTCGGGCCAGGTGGAAACCCTGGCGGTCGAGCTGGGGCAGCTGGTGCAGAAGGGCGACCTGATCGCCCAGATCGATTCCGACGACCAGAAGAACGCCGTCCTGCAGGCCGAGGCCACGCTCAAGCAGATCGAGGCGCAGATCGCCGCCAAGCGCGCCTCGATCCTGCAGGCCAGGCTGCTGCTGGACCGCCGCCGCACCCTCAACGAAAAGAACCTCACCTCCAGCGAGGACCTGCAGGCCGCCGAGGCCGGGCTGACCGTGGCCGAGGCCGAGCTTGACCAGATCGAGGCGCAGAAGACCCAGGCCGAGGTCTCGCTGTCCTCCGCCCGCACCGAGCTTGACCGCACCCGCATCACCGCGCCGATCACCGGCACCGTCGTCGCCATCGTCACCGACGAGGGCGTGACGGTGAACGCCAACACCTCCTCGCCGACGCTGGTCAAGCTGGCCGCGCTGGACAGGATGGTCATCAAGGCCGAGATTTCCGAGGCGGATGTGGTGCAGGTCCAGCCGGGCCAGCCGGTCAGCTTCACCCTTTCGGGCGCGCCCGACCTGCAGTTCGATGCGACGCTGCGCGCCATCGAACCCGCCCCCGCCACCATCGAGGACAGCGATAGCGTCTCCACCGACAGCGCGATCTACTACAATGCCCTTCTTGATGTGGACAACCCGGACGGCATCCTGCGCATCGGCATGACGGCCGAGGTCCGCATCCTGCTGGCCCAGGCGAAAGACGTGCTGACCATCCCCGCCGCCGCGCTTGGCGCCCGAGCCGAGGACGGCACCCGCTCTGTCAGCGTCTATGACCCGGCCACCGGCGCGGTCGAGACGCGAGCGGTGAAGGTGGGGCTGAACACCAATGTCACCGCCGAGATCCTTTCGGGGTTGGCGGAGGGAGAGCGCGTCGTCGCCGCCGCTGGCACCGCAGACGCCACGACGGCCAGTTCCTCCAGCCGAATGGGCGGCCCGCCGATGATGGGCTTCTGA
- a CDS encoding ABC transporter ATP-binding protein yields MANLIDIKGVTHAYRTKAGPLPVLRELNIAVPEGEFCAVVGPSGCGKSTLTRLVAGLMKPDTGEVWLHGELVKSPRKTVGMAFQNPVMLEWRTILQNVILPLEIVAPSMPRAQKEARAMDLLEMVGLAGFEHKTPSQLSGGMRQRASLCRAIVHKPDVLIMDEPFGALDNFTREDLWQTMRDLRAKEPFTCVLITHDLRESVFLGDQVIVLSGRPATTQYVMDVALPADRTLDILYTPEVADMLHILRDQIRIAQGRDGELH; encoded by the coding sequence GTGGCAAACCTCATCGACATCAAGGGCGTCACGCACGCCTATCGTACCAAGGCGGGCCCGCTTCCGGTGCTGCGCGAGCTCAACATCGCGGTGCCCGAAGGCGAGTTCTGCGCCGTCGTCGGCCCCTCGGGCTGCGGCAAGTCCACCCTCACCCGCCTCGTCGCCGGGCTGATGAAGCCTGACACGGGCGAGGTCTGGCTGCATGGCGAGTTGGTGAAATCCCCGCGCAAGACCGTGGGCATGGCCTTCCAGAACCCGGTCATGCTGGAATGGCGCACGATCCTTCAGAACGTGATCCTGCCGCTGGAGATCGTCGCCCCCTCCATGCCCCGCGCCCAGAAAGAGGCCCGCGCAATGGACCTGCTGGAGATGGTCGGCCTGGCGGGGTTCGAGCACAAGACCCCCAGCCAGCTCTCGGGCGGAATGCGCCAGCGCGCCAGCCTCTGCCGCGCGATCGTCCACAAGCCCGATGTGCTCATCATGGACGAACCCTTCGGCGCGCTCGACAATTTCACGCGCGAGGATCTGTGGCAGACCATGCGCGACCTGCGCGCCAAGGAGCCCTTCACCTGCGTGCTCATCACCCATGACCTGCGCGAAAGCGTGTTCCTCGGCGATCAGGTCATCGTGCTCTCGGGCCGCCCCGCCACCACGCAATACGTGATGGACGTGGCCCTGCCCGCGGACCGCACGCTCGACATCCTCTATACACCCGAGGTGGCCGACATGCTGCATATCCTGCGCGACCAGATCCGCATCGCCCAGGGGCGCGACGGGGAGCTGCATTGA
- a CDS encoding MacB family efflux pump subunit, whose product MANSDTTAPLISLRDIRREFAAGDQRITVLDDIDLDIWPGEMVAIMGASGSGKSTLMNLIGCLDRPTAGQYLYAGQDVAQMPEEDRARLRRAHFGFIFQRYQLLPDLDAVSNVEVPAIYAGAGRVERRIRATALLDRLGLGDRKDHRPGALSGGQQQRVSVARALMNGGEVILADEPTGALDSKSGAELLALLDDLHARGHTIVIITHDAAVAARAQRVVELRDGRITSDSRVGPPDSPAIATPDPVPAEKSGLAALGGRMTEAFVMAVRALNAHRMRSFLTMLGIIIGIASVVSVVALGTGSQEKVLENIASLGTSTITIRPGTGFGDRRSGAIDTLIAADADALATQPYAASVSPEVNTTANVTRAAVSASASVRGVGTDYFDVGAYTVTEGQLFTQASLQARDQVAVLDTDAASTFFPDGENPIGKTVQVGRVPLRVIGVVKASGASFGPQSIRVFTPYPTAMLRITGGNTVDAITVRVGDDYDIDAAEAQIDALMLSRHGGTRDFFLTNSDTIRDSITSTAETLTWLVSAIAVISLLVGGIGVMNIMLVSVTERTKEIGVRVAVGARRSDIVAQFLTEAILVCLLGGVIGVSLALGSGWLIESLQDTVRLTYSAGTVVLAFASSTLIGITFGYLPARSAARLDPVVALTRE is encoded by the coding sequence ATGGCCAACTCCGACACAACCGCCCCGCTGATCTCGCTCCGTGACATCCGCCGCGAATTCGCCGCCGGCGATCAGCGCATCACCGTGCTGGACGATATCGACCTCGATATCTGGCCCGGCGAGATGGTGGCGATCATGGGCGCCTCGGGCTCTGGCAAATCCACGCTGATGAACCTCATCGGCTGCCTCGACCGCCCCACGGCCGGCCAGTACCTCTATGCCGGGCAGGACGTGGCGCAAATGCCCGAGGAAGACCGCGCCCGCCTGCGCCGTGCGCATTTCGGCTTCATCTTCCAGCGCTACCAGCTGCTGCCCGATCTGGACGCCGTCTCCAACGTCGAGGTGCCGGCGATCTATGCCGGCGCCGGCCGAGTCGAACGCCGCATCCGCGCCACCGCCCTTCTGGACCGGCTGGGCCTCGGCGACCGCAAGGACCACCGCCCCGGCGCCCTATCGGGCGGCCAGCAGCAGCGCGTCTCTGTCGCACGAGCGCTGATGAATGGCGGCGAGGTGATCCTGGCCGACGAACCCACCGGCGCACTCGATTCGAAATCGGGGGCGGAACTGCTGGCCCTGCTCGACGATCTGCACGCCCGCGGCCATACCATCGTCATCATCACCCATGATGCCGCCGTTGCCGCCCGCGCACAGCGCGTGGTGGAACTGCGCGACGGGCGCATCACCTCCGACAGTCGCGTCGGCCCGCCCGACTCCCCCGCCATCGCCACGCCGGACCCGGTGCCAGCCGAAAAGTCCGGCCTTGCCGCGCTTGGCGGCCGGATGACCGAAGCCTTCGTCATGGCGGTCCGCGCGCTCAATGCCCACCGGATGCGCAGCTTCCTGACCATGCTGGGCATCATCATCGGCATCGCCTCGGTGGTGTCGGTGGTGGCGCTTGGCACCGGCAGCCAGGAGAAGGTTCTGGAGAACATAGCCTCGCTCGGCACCAGCACCATCACCATCCGCCCCGGCACCGGCTTTGGCGACCGAAGATCCGGCGCCATCGACACGCTGATCGCCGCCGATGCCGATGCCCTGGCCACACAGCCCTACGCCGCCTCAGTCTCGCCCGAGGTGAACACCACCGCCAATGTCACCCGCGCTGCCGTCTCGGCCTCGGCCTCGGTGCGCGGCGTCGGCACGGACTATTTCGACGTAGGCGCCTATACCGTTACCGAAGGCCAGCTGTTCACCCAGGCTTCCCTGCAGGCCCGCGATCAGGTGGCGGTGCTCGATACCGATGCCGCCAGCACCTTCTTCCCGGATGGCGAAAACCCGATCGGCAAGACCGTGCAGGTCGGCCGGGTGCCGCTGCGGGTGATCGGCGTCGTCAAGGCCTCGGGCGCCAGCTTCGGGCCGCAGTCCATCCGCGTCTTCACCCCCTACCCCACCGCCATGCTGCGCATCACCGGCGGCAATACCGTCGATGCGATCACCGTCCGCGTCGGCGACGATTACGACATCGACGCCGCCGAGGCACAGATCGACGCGTTGATGCTCTCGCGCCACGGCGGCACCAGGGATTTCTTCCTCACCAATTCCGACACCATCCGCGACAGCATCACCTCCACCGCCGAAACCCTCACATGGCTGGTCTCGGCCATCGCCGTCATCTCGCTGCTGGTCGGGGGCATCGGCGTGATGAACATCATGCTCGTCTCCGTGACCGAGCGTACCAAGGAGATCGGCGTGCGCGTCGCCGTCGGCGCCCGCCGGTCGGACATCGTGGCGCAGTTCCTGACCGAGGCGATCCTGGTCTGCCTTCTGGGCGGGGTCATCGGCGTGTCGCTGGCGCTCGGCTCCGGCTGGTTGATCGAGAGTCTTCAGGACACCGTGCGCCTGACCTATTCGGCGGGAACCGTGGTGCTGGCCTTCGCCTCATCCACCCTGATCGGCATCACCTTCGGCTATCTCCCCGCCCGCTCCGCCGCCCGGCTGGACCCGGTGGTGGCCCTGACGCGGGAGTAG
- a CDS encoding ABC transporter substrate-binding protein, with protein MFHRSSAILAAGALAAALAAPAHAETAMPFALDWKFEGPAAPYFSALDNGHFADAGLTVEISEGAGSLDAIPKVATGAYPVGFADINSLMKFLDQNPGAPVTAVMMIYDKPPFAVIGRKSLGVETPADLAGKVLGAPPPDGAWAQFPIFAAENGLDMASITVEPLGFPVREPMLAEGKVASVTGFSFTSTLNVKRLGVPADDLSVILMADHGVALYGNAIIVNTDFAKANPELVTGFLKAVALGWKDAIADPAKAIEGLIKRNPAADPALEAERLQMSIDDNVLTDWVKANGLGGIDAERMAKAIAQTGTVYSFVNAPDAALYFDSSYLPTDGSLMLQ; from the coding sequence GTGTTCCACCGCAGCTCCGCCATCCTTGCCGCCGGCGCCCTCGCAGCCGCGCTGGCCGCGCCGGCCCATGCCGAAACCGCCATGCCCTTCGCGCTCGACTGGAAGTTCGAGGGCCCCGCCGCCCCCTACTTCTCGGCGCTCGACAACGGCCATTTCGCCGATGCCGGCCTCACGGTCGAAATCTCCGAGGGCGCCGGCTCGCTCGACGCGATCCCGAAGGTCGCCACTGGCGCCTATCCGGTGGGCTTTGCCGATATCAACAGCCTGATGAAATTCCTCGACCAGAACCCCGGCGCGCCCGTCACCGCCGTGATGATGATCTATGACAAGCCCCCCTTCGCCGTCATCGGCCGCAAGTCGCTTGGCGTCGAAACCCCCGCCGACCTCGCCGGCAAGGTGCTTGGCGCGCCGCCCCCCGATGGTGCCTGGGCGCAGTTCCCGATCTTCGCCGCCGAAAACGGCCTCGACATGGCCTCGATCACCGTCGAGCCGCTCGGCTTCCCGGTGCGCGAACCGATGCTGGCCGAAGGCAAGGTCGCCTCTGTCACCGGCTTCAGCTTCACCTCCACGCTGAACGTCAAGCGGCTGGGTGTCCCGGCCGACGATCTCTCGGTGATCCTGATGGCCGACCACGGCGTCGCGCTCTACGGCAATGCCATCATCGTCAATACCGACTTCGCCAAGGCCAACCCCGAGCTGGTGACCGGCTTCCTCAAGGCCGTGGCGCTTGGCTGGAAAGACGCCATCGCCGACCCGGCCAAGGCCATCGAGGGGCTCATCAAGCGCAACCCCGCCGCCGATCCGGCGCTGGAGGCCGAACGCCTGCAGATGTCGATCGACGACAACGTGCTGACCGACTGGGTGAAGGCCAACGGCCTTGGCGGCATCGACGCAGAGCGCATGGCCAAGGCCATCGCGCAGACCGGGACCGTCTACAGCTTCGTGAACGCCCCCGATGCCGCGCTCTATTTCGACAGCAGCTACCTGCCCACGGATGGCAGCCTGATGCTGCAGTAG